GATCCGATCCTGTCAGCCGATTCGTGCTGGTACGGAACGCGGACGGATCGCCGGTTGAATTGGATGGCATCGAACCTCCGGACGGCAGCGTGATGGTGACGACGCAACCCTTCGGGGCGAATGGCATTCGCGTGCTATTGAGGAACCTGGTGCCGTCCCGTGAAATGAATGGCCGCGTGTTGCGCATTCACGCGCGCCATGCAGCTCCGATTGAAGTGCCCATCCGCGTCCAGGGCGCGGGCAGTTGAGATGGCGATCTGCCGTCTCCCGTTATGGCAGCAGATGGTGTGGCTGGCCGCAGCCACCCTCGGGCTGGGGACGGCAGCTCAGGTGTTCTCGCCGACTCGTATACCATGGCGGGAAAACTGGTCCGATCGCGTCCAGACCCGCGCGCTGCACGCCGGGTTGATGCTCGCCGACACCGAACAAATGCGCGCCCTGCTGGCGGAGGGTTCGACGATCGTTTTTGACGCGCGCTCGCTCAGAGACTACGAAGCCGGCCACATCCCTGGAGCCCTGCCCTTTCCCGAAGCCCGTCGGTTTGAGTACTATCCGGATTACGCCAACCTTCTGCCGCCCGACCAACGGATCGTGGTCTATTGCTCCGGGCGCACCTGCGATGAATCCCTTCGTCTCGGCCTGTTTTTGCGCGAGCACGGGCACACGAATCTCGTGCTCTATCTCGGCGGGTTTTCCGAATGGCAGGCAGCCGGCCTGGATGTCGCGCGATGAACCCAACATCCCATCCATTGAAAGGCTGGCAAAAGGTGATGGGCGTGGTCTGCCGACTGTTCGTCGCGGCCATATTTGCCTATGCGGCATGGCCCAAACTCCGGGACCCGGGACTGTTCGCCGAAGCTGTATATCGATATCACCTTCTTCCCGATGCACTGGTCAATCTCGTGGCGATTTATCTGCCCTGGCTGGAAGCCGTATCTGCGCTTGCGCTGATTGCCATACCTCGGCTGCGTGCGGGTGCGCTCGCGTGGTGCTCCGCCCTGCTGCTCATCTTCATTTTCGCAATGGCGGTGAACCTTATCCGGGGTGTTGACATCACCTGTGGCTGCTTCTCGGTGTCGGGCGGCGAGGCCATGTCGTGGATAAATATCTTCCGCAACATCGGGTTGTTGGCCCTAGCCGGCATAGCGTGGCGCTGGGATCCCGCGACAGACCCCGGCGCTGGGGCGCCCCGGTCATAATTCGCGGAGCCGCGAAAGCGCCCAGGCGGCGTGTTCCGCAATGATGGGATCCGGATCCGAGGCTGCCCGTTCGAGGGCGGGGATGGCATCGCGGCAGCCCGAATTGCCGAGCGCCACGCAGACATTCCTCACGAAGCCCCGGCGTTTCGCCCGCGGAATGGGCGTGCCGCGATATCGGGCGCGGAATTCCGCCTCATCCCATGTGATTGCGTCCGTCAGGCGCGGGGCAAACCTCTCCGGGTCAAACGCAAGGAATCGCGCGCGGCCAGGCCGAGAAAACCGGCGAACCCAGGGGCACACCGCCTGGCAGTCGTCACAGCCGTAGATCCAGTTTTTCATCAACGGCCGCAACTCAACGGGAATGGAACCGCGGTGTTCGATGGTCAGATAGGAAATGCACCGGCGGCTGTCGAGCACGTACGGCGCGGGCAACGCATGTGTGGGGCAAATTTCGAGGCAACGTTGGCATCGTCCGCAAGTGCCAAGCCGTTCCTGGCCGGGGAGGTCCGGCTCCAGCTCTAGTTCCAAAAGAATCTCGCCGAGAAACAGATAGGAGCCGAAATTCGGGTGGATCACCAGCGTGTGCTTCCCGATGAACCCGACCCCCGCCTGCTCCGCCCAGGATCGTTCGAGGATCGGGCCCGTGTCCACATAGGCGCGATGGGCGACCGGACGCCCAGCCTCAGACTCGATCCACGCCGCCAGCTCGCGAAGCCGAGGCAGCATCTCGTCGTGGTAGTCGAGGCCCCAGGCATAACGCGCGATCCGGCCTCGCAGCGGATCACCCCACATCTCCGGCGGAGGGTCTTCGACGTAATAGGAGAGGCCAACTACGAGAATTGACCTAACAGACGGGAGGACTCGGGATGGGTTGATCCGCCGATCGGGGTCGCGGGCAAGCCACGCCATCTCCGCATGCCGCCCGTGCGCCAGCCATTCGAGAAAGCGGTCCCCCGTTGGGGCGGAGCCTGCCGCCGCTATTCCCACGGCGTCGAAACCGATTTCGAGCGCGCGTTCCTTGATTCGCTCGGCGTCCACGCCGTTGCCGCCCTCGTAGACAGCGCCAGGAGGGGGGGCCAGGCCCCGCTGCGATCCCGGGGCTAAGTCAGCCCGTCGCCACGCGCCATCAGAACCTTGCCTGTTCGGACAAGCTCGATGATGCGGAACTTCCCGAGCATGCCGATGAGCGCGTCAATCTTCTCGCTGTTGCCCGTGCACTGGAGGATCAGCGAGGTTTCAGTGAGATCAACTGTCTTGCAACCGAAATGCTCACCGATCTGCAGCACCTCGGCGCGCTGCTCGGCGCCCACGCGAACTTTCACCAGCGCCAGTTCCTTGACCACGGCGTTGTCGTCCGTGTGGTCGGTACAGCGCAGCACATCGATGAGCTTGCTGGTTTGCTTGATGATCTGCTCCATGCCCTCCGGGCTGCCGCTCAGCCCGATGGTCATGCGTGAAAAATTTCCGTCCATCGCGGGCGATACCACCAGCGATTCGATGTTGTAACCACGGCGCGCGAACACTTGTGCGATCCTCGCCAGCACGCCGGGCTTGTTCGCAACGTACACACTGATGGTGTGGAGGCCCGTGGATTGAGCGATATGTGGATTGACGACCTGCGTTGTCATGGGATGTAGGTCTTCCTCTCGTTGGGGCGGCGATCAGGTGGATCCCGTCGGCTTCTCGAGCTTGTGCTTCGGAGGCTCGAGGATCATGTCCTCGATCGCGCGGCCCGCCGGGATCATGGGATACACGTTGTCAGCCTTTTCGACCTCCGCATTGATCACGCAAGGGCCATCGTTATAGTCCATGGCGCGCTTGAGAATCTTGCGGATGTCGGCGCCGCGCTTCAGCGTGAAGCCCTTGGCGCCCGGGTAACATTCCGCGAGCTTCGCGAAGTCCGGGTTGCCCTCAAGGTCCACGCCGCTCTCGCGGTTCTCGAAAAACAGCTCCTGCCACTGCCGGACCATTCCGAGGTAGTGGTTGTTCAGGACGAGGACCTTCACCGGCAGCTTGTGCACACACGCGGTGGCCAGTTCGCACATGGTCATCTGGAATCCGCCGTCGCCAACCACGGCCCACACCATGTCGTGGGGCTTGGCAAACTGGGCGCCGATGGCAGCGGGAAATCCATAGCCCATGGTGCCGGCGCCGCCGGAGCTGAGCCAACCGTCGGGTCGGACGGTCTTCATGAACTGGGCAGCCCACATCTGGTGCTGCCCGACATCGGTCGTGACGATGGCGTTCCCGCCGGTGAGCTTGTCGAGCTCATCGAGAATGTACTGCATCTTTAGGCCGCCATATTTCTTGTATTTGAGCGGGAACTTTTTCTTCAGGCCGTCGAGGTGATTCAGCCACGCGTCGGTATCGAGTTTCCGCACGTGCTTGATCAGCTCCTCCAGCACCTCCTTCGCGTCGCCCACACACCAATGATGAACCTTGATCATCTTGTTGATTTCGGCGGCGTCGATGTCGATATGGATGCGCACCGCATCCCGGCAGAATTTTGGCGCCTGACCAATGATGCGATCATCGAACCTGGACCCGATCGACATCACGAGGTCGCATTCGAGCATCGCCTTGTTGGCATACGCGGTTCCGTGCATGCCGAGCATGCCCAGCGAGAGCGGGTGCGTTTCGGGAAAGGCGCCCTTGCCCAGGAGCGTCGTCGTCACTGGCGCCTGAAGGGTCTCGGCGAGCCTGCGAAGCTGATCCCACGCTCGGGAGATCAACACGCCATGACCCACGAGAAGCACGGGGCGCTTCGACTTCAGGAGCGCCTCGGCGATCCCCTTGACCCGATCCTTGTCCACGGGGATGAACGGATTGTACCCTGGCAGATCCATTGGTGGGTCGAGATCCGACGTGCAGGGGCCGGAACTGACGTCTTTGGGAATGTCAATCAGGACCGGGCCCGGGCGGCCGGTGCTGGCAATGTAAAATGCCTCTTTGATCACCCGTGGAATATCGTTCGTCCGCTTCACGAGGTAACTGTGCTTGACGACCGGCATGGTGATGCCGAACACGTCGGCCTCCTGGAACGCGTCCTTGCCGAGCATGGCGGTGATCGTCTGGCCGGTCAGAACCACCATCGGCACAGAATCCATGTGCGCGGTCATAATGCCCGTAACCGTATTCGTCGCGCCGGGACCGCTGGTCACGAGGACCACACCCGGTCGCCCCGTAATACGGGCATAACCGTCGGCGATGTGTGTCGCACCCTGCTCGTGGCGGACCAGCACCAGCTTGATCTTCGTGCCGGTCGTCACCAAGGCATCAAAGATCGGAATCGCTGCCCCCCCCGAAAGCCCCCAGATGTACTCGACGCCCTGCCGCTCCAGTCCCTTGACCAGCGCCTGGGCTCCATCCAAGACCTGCTTGGAAATCGGCGGATTTTTGACCTCAACCTGTGGCCTTAAATGATCGGCCTTTTGATCCAAAGTTTTATCGGCTACCGCCAGTGTTGTCATAATTTTTCACCCTTTTTCCAAAAAAATAACCCATGTCCGTAGAAATACAACAAAATTTTTGCGGTTTTTTTTGAAAGTAAAGCATCGCATTCGAAACAATCAAAAAATTTATGCCTTTTGAACCAAAACATCGTCTCCGCGTTGCAGGCCGAATTTGCTGGCGGCATTGCCTTGGCAGATGGCCAGTTCGAGCAGGCCCGTGGATTCCAGTAGCGCCAAGGGCTCGCCGGGATTTCGGGCCGAATAAAACGGCGCTAGACCCGTAACCTCGAACCCGCGGCAGCGGACCTTGACATGCGCTCCCAGTCTGGAAATCAGCGGAGCGGGAATGTTGGAAATTGCATTTCCGAAGCGATCCACGTGGATGATCACTCCGGCGATCTTTGTGCGGCTTCGTCGAGGGGAAGGCCAGAGCCAGCGCACGGGGTCTACCGCCTTAGGGGCGATCTGATCTCGGGGCATTCCCGACGCGAGCAATCCGGCGGCAAAAGCGAAAACATCGCGGCCGTGAAAGGTCGTGCCCACGGCGTCTGGCCGGCGAACGGACGGAGCGATTTCCCAGGCGGACCAGCGCCGAGCCGCGTGGAAAACCCACGAAAAAATGCCATTGTCCGGACCGATAAGCCAACGGCCATCCGCGCAGGCCAGCAACGGCCGGCGATCCGATCCCACTCCCGGATCAACGACGGCCACATGAATCGTTCCCTCGGGATAAAGGCGCCAGTAATGGCGAAGGGCCCAGGCGCCGCTGCGGACATCTTGCGGCGGAATGGAATGTGTAGCGTCAACGAGCTGGGCGACAGCACATGCCGACTGCGCCACCCCTTTCATCGCCGCCACATAGCCATCTTCGGTGCCGAAATCAGAGAGGAACGTAATGATGGGCATAACAAAACGATAACAAATGACGGTCTTATGCCAGACATGTATGGTACGCGTATGCAACGTGATGTGGAATCGATTGTTCGCGAATTGTTGGCAGCGCTCGGCGAAGACCCCACGCGGGAGGGGTTAGCGAAGACCCCTGAACGTGTCGCGAAAGCGTGGCAGTTTCTGACCCGAGGATACTACCAGACCGTTGAGGAGATCGTGAATGGGGCGCTCTTTGAGGCGCACTCCCGGCACATGGTGATCATCAAGGACATCGAGATTTACAGTCTCTGCGAACACCACCTTTTGCCGTTTTTCGGCCGATGCCACATTGGATACATTCCGCGAGACAAGGTAATCGGCGTCAGCAAACTCGCTCGTCTTGCCGACATGTTTGCGCGCCGCCTTCAGATCCAGGAGCGGTTAACACAGCAAATCGCCAACGCGATCATGGACGTGTTGAAGCCCCTCGGGGTCGGGGTGGTCATCGAGGCGCAGCACTTGTGCATGATGATGCGCGGAGTGGAAAAGCAGAACTCCTTCATGATCACCTCCGCCGTTCTTGGCTGTTTTCAGGATTCGCTGCCGACGCGAACGGAATTCTTCAATCTTCTCGGGCGACCGTCGCTCCACGGCTAGCCCATCACCGCATTCCAACTTGCGGGATTTTTGATCAGGAGGCGGCGCGGACCGCAGCCAGCGCGGCCCTCGCATTCTGGATTGCCAACACGGACCGCTCGGCTTGAACCAGTAGATCGACCGAGTCGCGGAGATGTTCCGCCAGAGACAGAAGCCGATCATTTTCTGAACGCATCTCGAGAAGTTCCTGCTTGCGCAACAGGGAGAGGGCGGAGGTGGGCATGACCCGGAACGACAGGGTTGCGAGTCCACTGTATTCTGACTCTGGCGGCTCTGAGCCGGTCGCCAGCGCGATCAGACGGCGGTGTAAGTAAAATACTTGATTGGCGACCGATTCATCCCATTCGGTCGAGAGATCCTCATACGGGGCGATGAGCGCTGTCGGATACGGCACGGGCTCGTCGGCCGGCTCGATCGCGCAGCGCTGTTTCCCAATGGCAATCAAATCCATTCGCCCATCGTCATAGGTGCGTAGCAGGGTCGCGATACGCATCACGCAGCCCACTTTTCGCCAATCGCTTCCATCTGAGCAAACGATGACAAATTCGCCTGGCAGCCCTTCGGATTCCCTGGCGCGACAATGCGCGATCATGGATTTGTAGCGCGGCTCAAATATGTGCAGCGGAACGGCCTCGCCGGGACAGACCGCGAGTGAAAGAGGAAATGCGGGCAGAATGCGCTCCGACTGTACCATGCTGAAGACTTTTCGCCTGCTTTGCTCCCGCCTTACAGCGAGCCGCCGGCCACATGCAGATCAGCGGAAGGTCGCACGACCACCGGGCAGCCGACGGCTACCATTTCCAGCAATTTTCTTGCGTTCCAGTTGGCAAGGCGGAAGCAGCCATGCGACTCGGTCTTGCCGATCTCTTCTGGAAAGGGCGTGCCGTGGATTCCGTAGCCGGGCCGGTCCAGGCCGAGCCATACGACGCCGACCGGATTGTTGGGTCCTGGCGGAAGGACCAGACGCCGGTCAATGCCCGCCGCGAGCGGATCATCGGCGAATAGCTGCGGATCAAATGTGTAATTCGGCATTTCGGCAGCGTTGATGATTTGCAGCTCGCCGACCGGCCGCTTTTCCGCGCGCTTCCCGATCGAACAGGGGAACCGGGCAATCAATCGATTTTCGGCGTCGTAGACGCGCAGGACCTTCTCCGACAACACAATTTCTACGCGTGATCCGGTGGCACGCTTGTAGGGGCGAACCTTGGGCACGCGGATGATCGTTCCGGCGGGCGGATTTGGCCAGTCAAGGCCAGGGTTCAGCTCCCGAATGAACCGCTCGCTGGCGTGATAACGCTCCGCGATAAGCTCCAGGATGGTCTCATGTCCGTGCAGATCGAGGGCGGCTCGCGCCCGCCAATCCCGCGGAAACGGGCGCAGAATTGAATAATCCGCATAGGACACCGTGTGCTGCCCAAAGGCCTCCTCATCCGGCGGCGCACGGCGGAGGATCTCCTGATCGATCTCTCCTGTGATCGGAAGTCCGGAGGCGCGCAGCCATTCGCGAAGGGCGGCGCGGGAATTCGGACCCCATCGTCCGTCGATCGCGCCCGGTGAAAAATTGTCCCGGTCCAGCATGATTTGGACCCGCGCCACATCGAGGGGCGAAAGGACAGGTGGCGGAGCGACATCCGCCGGTCCGGGCGGAGGCGGGCCCGGCTCGAAGGGTGAGGGCGGACGGGCAAATGCGAGAGGCGGGACTTCGAGTTGCGGCGCCGCAATGGCCGACTCTGCTGCAGGCGGCGGCATTGCTTCTCGGATCGGCGCATCTTCCGCCGGCGGCACGTTAGCAGGAAGGGAAGGCGTGCCCGCAGGCGCACCAGCGCGCTGGAAAGCGGCGCAACCGACTCCGCAAAACGTGGCCACCACTGCCAACGTCAAAATCCCCGCGAAACGAACCATATTCCACTGCCAATGCGCGCCATACAAGGCGGGCGGTTTTCGTTTGTTCAGTAATCCCTGCGCCATTTGAGTCCGATGCTTTCCCGCATTCGTGGGCTGCTTTCCGTCGTTAATATAAGCGACGGAGTCAATTCCACTTCTACTGTAATCAGATCGGCCGCCCCGTTGAAACTTTTCTCGCCCCCCACATAAATGTGCCGGCCAACGTATTTCCCCACGCTGATGGCCGAAATCGCGTCGCTTGATTCGCTCTGCACCAGCTCCAACTGGTCGACGCGCAGCGCAGACTGTCCCCTCTCCAACACATCCAAGGTCCCACCGCGGCCGCGGAGCACATTAAGACCGTGCGCCAGGCGGACTGCCTGAAGCGGCGAAATGGCGTCCGTCGAACGCGCAAAGAGCAGCCGTGAGAGAATCTCCTCCACGGGATAAGGGGGATCCGATTCAAGATTCAATTCCGGCGACTCCACCGGGCCCACAGCATAGAGGCGCGCGAACATGTCGCCTGCCCGACTCACCGCAGCGACATCCAAATAAGGGTCCGGCGGATGGCGCCCATCGAGGGAAATCACGGCCCTCTCCAAAGAAAATCGGCGGCCCATGAACAGGAAAAAGCCCCGTTCGACCGTCGCCGCCCCTCGGATTTGCGGGGCGTCTGCGGTGCCACCCAGCGTCAAGT
This genomic interval from Kiritimatiellia bacterium contains the following:
- a CDS encoding rhodanese-like domain-containing protein, producing MAICRLPLWQQMVWLAAATLGLGTAAQVFSPTRIPWRENWSDRVQTRALHAGLMLADTEQMRALLAEGSTIVFDARSLRDYEAGHIPGALPFPEARRFEYYPDYANLLPPDQRIVVYCSGRTCDESLRLGLFLREHGHTNLVLYLGGFSEWQAAGLDVAR
- a CDS encoding DoxX family protein; translated protein: MNPTSHPLKGWQKVMGVVCRLFVAAIFAYAAWPKLRDPGLFAEAVYRYHLLPDALVNLVAIYLPWLEAVSALALIAIPRLRAGALAWCSALLLIFIFAMAVNLIRGVDITCGCFSVSGGEAMSWINIFRNIGLLALAGIAWRWDPATDPGAGAPRS
- the queG gene encoding tRNA epoxyqueuosine(34) reductase QueG, whose translation is MDAERIKERALEIGFDAVGIAAAGSAPTGDRFLEWLAHGRHAEMAWLARDPDRRINPSRVLPSVRSILVVGLSYYVEDPPPEMWGDPLRGRIARYAWGLDYHDEMLPRLRELAAWIESEAGRPVAHRAYVDTGPILERSWAEQAGVGFIGKHTLVIHPNFGSYLFLGEILLELELEPDLPGQERLGTCGRCQRCLEICPTHALPAPYVLDSRRCISYLTIEHRGSIPVELRPLMKNWIYGCDDCQAVCPWVRRFSRPGRARFLAFDPERFAPRLTDAITWDEAEFRARYRGTPIPRAKRRGFVRNVCVALGNSGCRDAIPALERAASDPDPIIAEHAAWALSRLREL
- the ilvN gene encoding acetolactate synthase small subunit, translated to MTTQVVNPHIAQSTGLHTISVYVANKPGVLARIAQVFARRGYNIESLVVSPAMDGNFSRMTIGLSGSPEGMEQIIKQTSKLIDVLRCTDHTDDNAVVKELALVKVRVGAEQRAEVLQIGEHFGCKTVDLTETSLILQCTGNSEKIDALIGMLGKFRIIELVRTGKVLMARGDGLT
- the ilvB gene encoding biosynthetic-type acetolactate synthase large subunit produces the protein MTTLAVADKTLDQKADHLRPQVEVKNPPISKQVLDGAQALVKGLERQGVEYIWGLSGGAAIPIFDALVTTGTKIKLVLVRHEQGATHIADGYARITGRPGVVLVTSGPGATNTVTGIMTAHMDSVPMVVLTGQTITAMLGKDAFQEADVFGITMPVVKHSYLVKRTNDIPRVIKEAFYIASTGRPGPVLIDIPKDVSSGPCTSDLDPPMDLPGYNPFIPVDKDRVKGIAEALLKSKRPVLLVGHGVLISRAWDQLRRLAETLQAPVTTTLLGKGAFPETHPLSLGMLGMHGTAYANKAMLECDLVMSIGSRFDDRIIGQAPKFCRDAVRIHIDIDAAEINKMIKVHHWCVGDAKEVLEELIKHVRKLDTDAWLNHLDGLKKKFPLKYKKYGGLKMQYILDELDKLTGGNAIVTTDVGQHQMWAAQFMKTVRPDGWLSSGGAGTMGYGFPAAIGAQFAKPHDMVWAVVGDGGFQMTMCELATACVHKLPVKVLVLNNHYLGMVRQWQELFFENRESGVDLEGNPDFAKLAECYPGAKGFTLKRGADIRKILKRAMDYNDGPCVINAEVEKADNVYPMIPAGRAIEDMILEPPKHKLEKPTGST
- a CDS encoding SAM-dependent chlorinase/fluorinase, translated to MPIITFLSDFGTEDGYVAAMKGVAQSACAVAQLVDATHSIPPQDVRSGAWALRHYWRLYPEGTIHVAVVDPGVGSDRRPLLACADGRWLIGPDNGIFSWVFHAARRWSAWEIAPSVRRPDAVGTTFHGRDVFAFAAGLLASGMPRDQIAPKAVDPVRWLWPSPRRSRTKIAGVIIHVDRFGNAISNIPAPLISRLGAHVKVRCRGFEVTGLAPFYSARNPGEPLALLESTGLLELAICQGNAASKFGLQRGDDVLVQKA
- the folE gene encoding GTP cyclohydrolase I FolE — its product is MQRDVESIVRELLAALGEDPTREGLAKTPERVAKAWQFLTRGYYQTVEEIVNGALFEAHSRHMVIIKDIEIYSLCEHHLLPFFGRCHIGYIPRDKVIGVSKLARLADMFARRLQIQERLTQQIANAIMDVLKPLGVGVVIEAQHLCMMMRGVEKQNSFMITSAVLGCFQDSLPTRTEFFNLLGRPSLHG
- a CDS encoding LON peptidase substrate-binding domain-containing protein; this translates as MVQSERILPAFPLSLAVCPGEAVPLHIFEPRYKSMIAHCRARESEGLPGEFVIVCSDGSDWRKVGCVMRIATLLRTYDDGRMDLIAIGKQRCAIEPADEPVPYPTALIAPYEDLSTEWDESVANQVFYLHRRLIALATGSEPPESEYSGLATLSFRVMPTSALSLLRKQELLEMRSENDRLLSLAEHLRDSVDLLVQAERSVLAIQNARAALAAVRAAS
- a CDS encoding L,D-transpeptidase family protein, coding for MAQGLLNKRKPPALYGAHWQWNMVRFAGILTLAVVATFCGVGCAAFQRAGAPAGTPSLPANVPPAEDAPIREAMPPPAAESAIAAPQLEVPPLAFARPPSPFEPGPPPPGPADVAPPPVLSPLDVARVQIMLDRDNFSPGAIDGRWGPNSRAALREWLRASGLPITGEIDQEILRRAPPDEEAFGQHTVSYADYSILRPFPRDWRARAALDLHGHETILELIAERYHASERFIRELNPGLDWPNPPAGTIIRVPKVRPYKRATGSRVEIVLSEKVLRVYDAENRLIARFPCSIGKRAEKRPVGELQIINAAEMPNYTFDPQLFADDPLAAGIDRRLVLPPGPNNPVGVVWLGLDRPGYGIHGTPFPEEIGKTESHGCFRLANWNARKLLEMVAVGCPVVVRPSADLHVAGGSL